The window GAAGAGGCCGGGGCGCTGGCAGCACGCATCCGGGCGCTGGGACGCGAAGCGGTGCTACTGCAAGGCGACCTAGCCGATCCGGCGCAGGCGCGGGTTGTGGTGGACGGTACCGTGGCACACTTCGGGCGGTGCGACGTGCTGGTGAACAACGCCGGCGGGGCATGGCGCAGACCTTTCGTTGAGGTCACCCCCGAGCTCTGGCGGCGAACTTTTGCCGCCAACGTGGACACGGCGTTCCATTGCACCAGCGCTGTGGTTCCCCATATGGTACGGGCGGGAGGCGGGAAGATCGTGAACGTCGGCTCGATTGTGGCTGACCTGGCGACCTCCGTCCTGGTGCCCTACTGCTCTGCCAAGGCGGCGCTGCACATGTTCACGAAGGCGACTGCGGTCGCCCTCGCTCCGCACAGGATTACCGTGAACGCCGTCGCACCAGGCGTGGTGCTCACGGAGCGGATGCAGGTTCGGCTGGAGAACCCCCGCAACCGGGAAAGGGTCCTGACCCGGACACCTACCGGAAGTCTTGTCCGCCCTGAGGATCTGGTGGGTGTGGTGGTCTTCCTCGCCTCGTCACTCTCCGACCACCTCACCGGCCAGATCCTCACTGTAGACCACGGCTACTCCATCGCCGGGCTGGAATGGGAGCCCGAGTGAGGCGGCGGGAAGGCGCCAGGCAAGAGGACATCAGCCGTGATCGACCAGCGCTGGAGGCGAACGGCAGAAGTCCTGGTTAACTACTCCGCGGAGGTCCGGCCGGGGGATCGGGTCCTGATCGTCATGGTCGAGCCGGAGACCTTTCCCCTGGCGGTTGCGGTCTATGAGGCTGTGATCCGCTCGGGGGGGCTGCCCCACGTGCAGTTTGGCTCCGCGTACCTGGAACGGGCTCTGATGCAGTACGGCAATGAGATCCAGGTGAACTGGGTGCCCGAACCTGAGCTCGACGAGATCCGTTGGGCCGACGCGTACATCGGGTTGCGCGGTGCGCGCAGCCCCCACGAGTTCGCGGGAGTCCCAGCGGATGTCCTCGCAGCACACCGGCGTGCCATGGGGATAGTGTCCCGGGCCCGGAACGAGGGGACGCGGTGGGTGCTAATGCGAGTCCCAACGGAGGCCTTGGCCCAGCAGGCCGGCATGCCCCTGGACGAGATGATGGCGTTCTTTTTCCGGGCAACCCTGCGCGATTGGGCGGAAGAGGCTCGTACCTACGAGCAAATCCGCGAGCGCTTTCAGCGTGCCCGGACGGTGCGAGTCACCGGCCACGAGACCGAACTCACCTTCTCCACCGTCGGTCGGACTTACATCATCGGCGACGGCCGTCACAACATGCCTGACGGGGAGATCTACACAGCCCCGGTGGAGGACAGCGTAGAGGGCGTCATCACCTTTGAATTTCCTGGCGTCTACGGAGGGGTGCGGATCCCCGACATCCGCCTGGTCTTCGAGCGCGGGCAGGTGGTTTCCGCCACCGCGTCCGCCAACGCCGACCTCCTGTGCCGCATCCTTGACACCGACGTGGGAGCCAGACGCGTCGGTGAGTTCGGCGTTGGAGTGAACTTTGGCATCGACCGCTTCATTGGTGACGTGCTCTTCGATGAGAAAATGGGGGGCACAGTTCATCTGGCGTTGGGCCGCGCCTACGCGGAGTGCGGTGGTACCAACGACTCGGCAATCCACTGGGATGTGGTGAAGGACTTGCGGACAGGTGGGACCATCAGCCTCGACGGAGAAGAGGTCTTTAGAAACGGAAGCTTTCGATTCTAGCCGTCCGTGCCACCGTGACCGGTGGCAACCCAGGCTGGAGTCTTTCGAGGAGCTCTCGGGAGCGCCGGTCCCCCTGTTCCGGTAGCGCTAAAGGGAAAGCAGGCGGCCGCCACGAACGTTGCCCCAAGTCGAGCCACGGTCTTCTCGCTGCGGCGCAACCCGGCAGGGGGTGTGGGATGCCTGCCCGCATGACCCAGGTCTCTCAGACGCGCGCCGCTCAGGCCATGGTCGGCCGGGAAGCCGAACTCCGCAGGCTCGCGCAGCTCCTTGGGAAGGACGCCCGAGGGTATATCGTCCACCTGCACGGCATCGCCGGCGTGGGGAAGTCCGCACTGTTGGTGGCCTTCGCTGCCAGGGCCAGACGGGCGGGTGCCGCGGTGGTCGCGCTCGACTGCAGGGTGATCGAACCCACGGAGCGTGGCTTCCTCCAGGAGGTGGGGCGGGCCCTGGGCGGTCGAACGCGCACGGTGGCTCAGGCCGCGGCGCGTCTCGGCCGTCTGGCACCCGTCGTGATCGTGACGCTGGACAACTACGAGGTGTTCCGTCTGATGGACACCTGGCTGCGGCAGGTGTTCGTGGTGTCATTGCCCACCAACGTCCGCCTGATCCTGTCCGGGCGCCAGCCGCCGGTCGCCGCCTGGCTCGCCTCGTCCGAACTCGAGGGTCTGGTTGATGTGCTGCCCGTTGGCCCCCTTCCCCAGGGGGCAGCTCTCGAACTCCTGATCCGCTCGGGCGTTTCGCCGACCATGGGCCGGCGTCTGCTCCCGCTCGTCCGTGGACACCCACTCGCCATCAAGCTGGCGGCCAGGGCCGTCGCAGAACGGCCGGATCTGGGCACCGAGGATCTCGCTGCTCATCGCGTCGTGGAGGAACTGACGCGCGTCTACCTCGCCGACGTGTCCGATGCGGTGACGCGACAGGCGTTGGCGGCGTCCTCGGTTGTCCGGCGCACGACGCTCACGCTCCTTCGGGCTCTCCTCCCTGACGTGGATCCGCACAGCGCCCTCGAGCGCCTTCAGGCGCTGCCCTTCGTCGAGATGCGGCATGACGGATTGGTCGTGCACGAAACGGTTCAGGAGGCCATCTCGAGCCTTTTGCGGTCCACTGATCCCGAGCGGCACCGGCAGTACCGGAAGGCGGCGTGGCGTCAGCTCCGTCAGGAGGCGAGCGGCGCGGCGGCCGCGGACCTGTGGCGCTATACCGCCGACATGCTCTACCTGGTCGAAAACCCGCTCGTCCGGGAGGCGTTCTTCCCCACCGAGGCGCAGCCGCTCGCCGTCGAACCGGCCAGGCAGGAGGACGCCTCGGCCATCCGCCAGATCTTCCAGCGGCACGAGCCACCGGAGGCCGCGGCACTGCTTGAGGCCTGGTGGAGGCGCCTGCCCTCGGCCTTCTCCGTGATCAGGGACCGGGACGGGACGATCATCGCCTTCTACTGCCTCCTCGACGTCAACGCGATAGCGCCGCCGCTCCTTCGGGACGATCCGGTGGTCCAGAAGTGGTGGAGGCATCTCCAGGATCACCCGATCCCTCGAGGGCAGACGGTGATTGGGCTGCGGCAGTTCCTCGACCTGGAACATGGCAGTGGTCCCTCCGTGTCCCGGTCCGCCTGCTGGCTGGATGTGAAGCGCACGTATATGGCGCTGCGACCTCATCTGCGCCGGGTGTACGCTGCGGGGCCAGTCCTGCCTTCCCTGGGGCCGGTCCTCGAAACCCTGGGGTTCCGCGCGCTGCCCGTGCCTGGGGCGGGACCAGCGTTCGCTGTGGCACCGCAGCTCGATCCCAGCAATCTGGTGTTGGATTTCGGCCCCGGGTCGGTCGATAGCTGGCTGGCCGGCCTCGTGGCGGCAGAGACGGGCATCGACAGGGGACCGGCCCTTGACGAAAGGGCCCGGGAACTGACCCTGGACGGCCGGCAGATTCGCCTGACACAGCTGGAGTTCGGGGTGCTGAAGGCCCTCCTGGACGCCGAGGGCAGGACGGTGTCCCGGGCCGAGCTGCTGGAGGAGGTCTGGGGATACAAGTTCAGCAGGGGAAGCAACGTCGTCGACGCGGTCGTCTGTGCACTTCGCCGCAAGCTGGGCACCCGCGGCGAGGTCATCGAGGCCGTCCGCGGCGTCGGGTACCGGCTCAGACGGGACTGGCGTCACCTGCTCGCTTGATCGCCCGCGGGCCACTCCGTCCGCCCGCAGTTCTCACCAGCATCTCATCGAAACCTCACTCAACTGGGGACTCCCCGGCGTACGCTCTCGCTGTCCGACCGCAGGGTCGAGGACGCACCCGGGCGGGGTGGGAAGGGTGTCGCGAGATCCCAGAACAGTCGTCCAGCACTTTCTCGACGAGATCCTGAACGGGAAGGACCTCGACGCCGCCAACGAGCTGATCAGCAGCCCCATCCTCAGGCATCGGGTGATGGCGTTCCTCCAGGCCTTCCCAGACCTCGAGGT of the Armatimonadota bacterium genome contains:
- a CDS encoding SDR family NAD(P)-dependent oxidoreductase; translated protein: MIAPMLDGRAILLTGATGGIGRRLAIGLAEAGADLALHYRSRPEEAGALAARIRALGREAVLLQGDLADPAQARVVVDGTVAHFGRCDVLVNNAGGAWRRPFVEVTPELWRRTFAANVDTAFHCTSAVVPHMVRAGGGKIVNVGSIVADLATSVLVPYCSAKAALHMFTKATAVALAPHRITVNAVAPGVVLTERMQVRLENPRNRERVLTRTPTGSLVRPEDLVGVVVFLASSLSDHLTGQILTVDHGYSIAGLEWEPE
- a CDS encoding aminopeptidase, with amino-acid sequence MIDQRWRRTAEVLVNYSAEVRPGDRVLIVMVEPETFPLAVAVYEAVIRSGGLPHVQFGSAYLERALMQYGNEIQVNWVPEPELDEIRWADAYIGLRGARSPHEFAGVPADVLAAHRRAMGIVSRARNEGTRWVLMRVPTEALAQQAGMPLDEMMAFFFRATLRDWAEEARTYEQIRERFQRARTVRVTGHETELTFSTVGRTYIIGDGRHNMPDGEIYTAPVEDSVEGVITFEFPGVYGGVRIPDIRLVFERGQVVSATASANADLLCRILDTDVGARRVGEFGVGVNFGIDRFIGDVLFDEKMGGTVHLALGRAYAECGGTNDSAIHWDVVKDLRTGGTISLDGEEVFRNGSFRF
- a CDS encoding winged helix-turn-helix domain-containing protein; this encodes MTQVSQTRAAQAMVGREAELRRLAQLLGKDARGYIVHLHGIAGVGKSALLVAFAARARRAGAAVVALDCRVIEPTERGFLQEVGRALGGRTRTVAQAAARLGRLAPVVIVTLDNYEVFRLMDTWLRQVFVVSLPTNVRLILSGRQPPVAAWLASSELEGLVDVLPVGPLPQGAALELLIRSGVSPTMGRRLLPLVRGHPLAIKLAARAVAERPDLGTEDLAAHRVVEELTRVYLADVSDAVTRQALAASSVVRRTTLTLLRALLPDVDPHSALERLQALPFVEMRHDGLVVHETVQEAISSLLRSTDPERHRQYRKAAWRQLRQEASGAAAADLWRYTADMLYLVENPLVREAFFPTEAQPLAVEPARQEDASAIRQIFQRHEPPEAAALLEAWWRRLPSAFSVIRDRDGTIIAFYCLLDVNAIAPPLLRDDPVVQKWWRHLQDHPIPRGQTVIGLRQFLDLEHGSGPSVSRSACWLDVKRTYMALRPHLRRVYAAGPVLPSLGPVLETLGFRALPVPGAGPAFAVAPQLDPSNLVLDFGPGSVDSWLAGLVAAETGIDRGPALDERARELTLDGRQIRLTQLEFGVLKALLDAEGRTVSRAELLEEVWGYKFSRGSNVVDAVVCALRRKLGTRGEVIEAVRGVGYRLRRDWRHLLA